From one Pararge aegeria chromosome 21, ilParAegt1.1, whole genome shotgun sequence genomic stretch:
- the LOC120633428 gene encoding N(6)-adenine-specific methyltransferase METTL4 — translation MTVLFSYKNLLLVDHRDFITNVYKNVNNQHQSITINSKMFCIKGGRSNLILNRKRTRDCEQLLEETLKIKQMHNELITKLPLEMKLRLSEKYDVLETSLVRELAQKHFESTIFDHQGLKGGNNSDTPLKCMIKEDNYLIPQNSRFFCGCVKEQCAKLKGDKFDILIADPPWWNKYIRRLKGANNKLSYSMMYNEDIASIPVKELLSENCLIAVWCTNSPSNINAVKNLIFPKWGVEYVTTWYWLKLNIDFTPLCEFANGCKKQPYERIVIGKVGNVCVPNDKLVASIPSALHSHKPPLLDLLKPCIDVEKPQILELFARYLLPNTTSVGYEPLKWQHVSLYEEVFDIT, via the exons ATGACTGTTCTATTCAGCTATAAAAATCTACTATTAGTAGATCACCGCGACTTCAtaacaaatgtttataaaaacgtAAATAATCAACATCAGAGTATTACAATTAActcaaaaatgttttgtataaaaGGTGGGAGAAGTAATTTGATACTTAATAGAAAGAGAACACGCGATTGTGAGCAGCTATTAGAAGAA acacttaaaattaaacaaatgcaCAATGAACTCATAACAAAATTACCATTGGAAATGAAGTTACGTTTAAGTGAAAAGTATGATGTATTGGAAACATCACTTGTCAGGGAGTTAGCACAGAAGCACTTTGAATCAACAATATTTGATCACCAAGGGTTGAAGGGCGGCAATAATTCGGATACTCCTTTGAAATGTATGATCAAAGAAGACAACTACCTGATACCACAAAACTCCAG attCTTCTGTGGTTGTGTGAAAGAACAATGTGCTAAATTAAAAGGCGATAAATTCGATATCCTGATAGCTGATCCTCCTTGGTGGAATAAATATATCAGAAGGCTAAAGGGAGCTAATAATAAATTGAG CTATTCCATGATGTACAATGAGGACATAGCATCAATACCTGTCAAAGAACTCCTATCAGAAAACTGCCTTATTGCTGTATGGTGCACCAATTCACCTAGTAATATAAACGCTgttaaaaatcttatatttcCCAAATGGGGCGTTGAATATGTAACAACTTGGTACTGGTTAAAGTTAAACATAGATTTCACACCACTCTGTGAGTTTGCTAACGGATGTAAAAAGCAGCCGTATGAAAGAATTGTTATAGGCAAAGTTGGCAATGTGTGTGTGCCAAATGACAAATTGGTGGCTAGCATACCAAGTGCATTGCATTCACACAAACCTCCGCTATTGG ATCTACTAAAACCCTGCATCGATGTAGAAAAGCCTCAGATTTTAGAATTATTCGCTCGGTACCTCCTTCCGAATACGACCAGCGTGGGCTACGAGCCTCTGAAATGGCAACATGTATCTTTATACGAAGAAGTTTTTGATATTACTTGA